gctaattcacatcatttgagtcaattggaggtgtacctgtggatgtatttcaaggcctaccttcaaactcagtgcctctttgcttgacatcatgggaaaatcaaaagaaatcagccaagacttcagaaaaaaagatagttcatccttaggagcaatttccaaatgcctgaaggtaccacgttcatctgtacaaacaatagtacgcaagtataaacaccatgggaccacgcagccgtcatactgctcaggaaggagacatgttctgtctcctagagatgaacgtactttggtgagaaacgTGCACTGCTcctaaaccgccataaaaaaaagccagactacggtttgcaactgcacgtggggacaaagatcgtagtttttggagaaatgtcctctggtctgatgaaacaaaaatagaactgtttggccataatgaccatcgttatgtttggaggaaaaagggggagtggcttgcaatccgaagaacaccatcccaaccgtgaagcgcggtggtggcagcatcatgttgtgggggtgctttgctgcaggagggactggtgcacttcacaaaatagatggcatcatgaagaagaAAATTACATGgctatattgaaacaacatctcaagacatcagtcaggaagttaaagcttggtcgcaaatgggtcttccaaatggacaatgaccccaagcatacttccaaagttgtggcaaaatggcttaaggacaacaaagtcaaagtattggagtggccatcacaaagccctgacctcaatcctatagaaaatgtgtgggcagaactgaaaaagcgtgtacgagcaaggaggcctacaaacctgactcagtttcaccagctctgtcaggaggaatggggcaaCATTCAccccttattgtgggaagcttgtggaaggctacctgaaatgtttgaacGAAGTTAAAcaagttaaaggcaatgctaccaaatactaattgagtgtagcttctgacccactgggaatgtgatgaaagaaataaacgctgaaataaatcactctctctactattattctgacatttcacattcttaaaataaagtggtgatcctaactgacctaaaacagggaatttttactgggattaaatgtcaggaattgcgaaaaactgagtttaaatgtatttagctaaggtgtatgtaaacttccgacttcaactgtatatttgcaAAAGTTTCagaaaacctgcttttgctttgttatggggtattgcatggggttgtgtgtgtagattgatgaggaaaactatttatttaatccattttagaataaggctgtaacctaacaaaatgtggaaaaagtcaaggggtctgaatactttccgagtgtACTATAAGTGTGATGGGAAAAGTGTAATTTAGATGAGATACAGAAGACATGTCTTGTCTGGTAGAACATCAGAGCGGGTATAGATTTCAGTTTGATGAGTTTAATGTAACATCTTGTTTTTCCTTTGAACTCAATCATTGAGGTACTATTGTTATCCACCTGGAGAAAATGTGAGATGTCACTTCTTTAAGGAATATAGTTGGTTTCCTGTTGAATGCAGCTGGGTTGTTCCACCAATTGGGtaccttttgagaagtgtaacttggtaaagaaaataacatttgatttcataTAATTTTAATATTGTCAttaagagcacatgttcaacttcctaaaaaaaacatgttttcccatcttttgaggttaaataaaaaaaaatctacagtAATTGCCTATAAGTGCCAAATatagtaacagggttgactgtaacagggttgactgtaacagggttgacgattttatcttaaatcagccatacaTCCCCTTGTGACGGGGGGATGGAAGCTTGTTATGTGCAACAGGGAGTGCAACTGAATGCAAGCTTAACAAAAAATGCCATTCAATCACTGGCGCAGTTATCTGTTCAGGGCTGAGTGTTGCTTTGTGGCTCTCCTAAGACAGACAAGGTCTCTTCTCTCTTACATGACAGTGAAGGGAAACCACAGGACACAAAGACATAGGAATCCAATCTATAACAAAGCTGCGTCGTTCCACAAAAAGAGTGCCTTTtgtgtccctttgatattttaagagaCATTGTGCACCAACATTTTAGAGCAAAATATATTATTTGCTCTAAAATGTAATACCAAAAGGCTTCCCCTCATCTTTTAGAGCTCTCTGCACAAATCTCCTGAAAATTATCTTCTAACAAAGATTCTGTGAATGAGGTCAAATCAATATAGCGTTTTCTCACCTGAAGTACATGCCTTTGAAGTGTTGATGCAGAGAAAGCACCTGAGGGGACTGGCTGCTGTTAGATGTATGCCTCATAGGGGAGCAGCTGCAATAGGAGGGATCTAGATTCCCCCTGAATAGACACTCTAGTCGCGCACCTCTTTCAGGTTGACAAGAATAGAGGTATGGACCCGAAATGATCAGTTTGTACAGGTGACTGCAGCTTATGAACGGTAAGACTGAGGTATTGTATTGGAACATACTTTATATTAAATGGTACTACAGACACTACACGGCATTACATGCTTCTAAGACCCTGATTATCCTTTTTCATATTCACTGCTATGATTTAGAAATACTCATCATGATGGGATGAGAAAGCAAGCACACATAACATAATAAGCATTCAATTATTTAAGAAAACCACATTACAGTGACAGTTCACCACCTCTAAAATTTCATTGGAATTCCTGATGTAGAGTGGGTGATGTGTGCTTAGAGAGCTCTCTACTGGCCAGAGTGTGGTACTGAGCCCATGGTTGCCAGATGTGTCGGGAAGAAGCAGCAGCCTCTGACAGATGTTCTCCAAAAGGATTCTCTGCCTCTCCCACCTGTTCCTCATCTTTAACAAGGGTTTCACTAATGGCACATTTATTtggttccctgtgtgtgtgtgtgtgtgtgtgtgtgtgtgtgtgtgtgtgtgtgtgtctgtccgtccatGTGCTCCTCTCTGCAGGTCACCACCAGCATTGATCAGCAGGCCACTGAGTCCAGCCTCTGTGAGAGAAATGCCACAGCTGGTCTCAGTACTCAGGGTAAGGAAGGCTTAATCACTATCACTACAGCCACCCCTCACACcactatgactgtgtgtgtgaacaggcTGGTGTATCTCACCCATAGGGTTGAGCCATGTTTGATATCTATGCCTGTACTGTAATTTGGTGCAGCTGATGCTTGTGCTGTCCTGTGTCTTGTCCCAGCCTCGGTGAACAGTGCCTCTCTAACGGTATCAGAGGAGGTGGCAGAAATTCCAGACCACAGTTGCTCCTCAGAGGATCTCTGTTCCCTGGAGGTGCAGGGCTCTGACTCCTCTCCCTATGGCACGCTGCACACCGCCCCCACTGATGGCAGCTGTATCAGTCTAGAGCTCAGTGCCCGCTTCTCCCACCGCCACCGCGGCCCGGCCCGGCTCGACGACACTGGCTACAGCGAGTCCTCCCACACCCAGGACTCCATACCCCGCTCTCCAGACTGGTCCATAGAGAACGTCAACATACTGGAGCACGAGGAGCCCAAGGGAGGAGCAAAGCTACACGCAAACCTCAGAGAACGAGCCAGTAGGAAGCAGCTGATTCTTCCTGTCCCTCctactcctccctccctgccctctgcctccccctctgcaGCCGCAGCCACCATAGAGGTAGCCtcagcagcccagagcctcccTGCCTGCCCCTCCACGTCCCCCCCTTCCCGGCCCCGTGGTTCCCGGCTGTGCTTCAGTGTGTggtccccatcctcctcttcctcctgcccgGCCTCGCAGCCCCCTTCTACCTCAGCGCCCGCAGAGCGACCCCGCATGCTCCGGTCTGGCAGGAGGTATCGCAAGCTGGCTCGCATTGTACGCTCCACCAGCGACCCCATCTCCTGTACCTCCATATCTGGAGGTACGTGAGTTGTTCCTGTGTCGGCACGGCATTGTTCCCCATGTGTTGTTTACTGTTGAGATGAACCGGGTTAATCAGACCACATAGGCAGCTAGCATCACTTCATTTGGTGAAATGCAAATAATATACTTTAGCATAAGTACTTGTTCACCATAAGGctaacatctccctctgcaggtGACAGCTGTGGCTGCCCCTCTGCAAGCAACCCTCCTCCTGAAGATTCTCCTCAGACTTCACCAGAGCAAGGTAACGTCCACCCCACCAGAGCCTTTTACCACCTCTGTACTATGTACGCCTTTCACATCTCCCCACCAGATCACTCCCCACCTAACCTGGCAGTCTACACATACCCCTGGCAAAAACACCCATTTAGACCAGCGACTCGTAGGTGAAAATAGCGTTCACCTACAGAATGTGCAAATGTGTTGACTATGTTGAGTCCCGCCTGATTGGATGTTGTTGTATGTTTGTGTCTTTGGTGTGTTCAGAGTCTACAGAGGTGGCAGCTCATCTCCACGCCGCTGCCAAAGTCAGCACCCGCAGTGGTAGGAAGcagaaggaggggaggaaagtGGACATCCGCCTCAAACCGCGAGCCCTGCACACGGTCTCCAACGAGCGCCCACACTCTCTGGCTGACCTCAAGACGTATAAAGACACCAAAATCCTGGTGGCCAAATTCCTGGAGCACTCCAGCTGCAGTCTACCTCCAGAGGTCCAGCAGGTGGTCAACAGCATCAAGTATGTCATCAAGTCTGACGAGAGACACATGGAGGAAGCTATTTTCAGTGCCAATGTCATAGATCAGGTACGTCTATCGATGGGCATGAGTATGAACGCATATGAAAAATAAGCTGGTCTGATAACTTAATGAAACCATTGTTGGATCATTCTGGGTTAAACTGTTGGTCAGTGATATTGAtggatgtgtttgtttgtgtctgttactttgcACAGGTGATGACACAGTCACAACGCATCATCGGCAGCCCAAGGAAGCGTGCCCATGAAGACCTGCACCTCCAAAGCTGTGGGGCCTTGAGTTCCCCTTTCTCATCCCTGCGCCGTTCACCTACAGCACCAGGGCCTCCCAACCCCCCTGCTCCCCTGgactcctctccctcaccctctgaaCGCACTCAAAGCCTTTTGTGTAGAGAGACCATCCTTTGAccgccctccctccccaccaagGACTCAACCCCTATCTCTATCTCATAGTGCCCTGTGAGACTGTGCCAAGACATTAGCAGAAACAAACTCAGTAAGTCATGTCTGGACTGGATTGGCTTCTGTTCTCTCTCATATCAAAAACACCCGAAtgttctcttctccctcaggGGATTTTTTTAACAGTCTCAACCTTGTAAAACACACTTGTAAGCCAACTAAATGGAGATGTCATGATGAAAAACTAGTGCTCTACTTTATCAAAAGGAAAAAAACGACTTTGTATTAAAACTGTGAACTGGACAGACTTGGGATGGTACTAGCTCCTGCAGACTTTGTGGATTCTAACTCTGATTGGCTGAATACTGTGTGCCACTGCAGGACAGATAACTTTACAAAAGTGGATTATTTAACTTACCTCAATGTGTTACAATTCTTATCAGTGTCACAATAAAATATGACTTTCTATGTTGTAGTCGACCTCCTTCTTTCAACAATGGTATATCATTTgaacattacatacatttttaggAGGCACGAGAGGCGCAGAAGTCCATACTTAAAGAAGATGCATGGCGCAACTGAATAGTTTAAAAGAATAATAAAATACTGTATCAATGTACTAAACACACAAATTGTGTAATATTTTTTAAAACCTTGGTCATTGTAACTTACGAAATATCAAGATCTTGCGGTTTTACAAACTATTCTGAATCAGATAGGTTGccatccaattggcaaaagattttcaagtgaatattctaaaatctgcatagaaacaatatgcacattttcccaacaGAGGTGTTTCCATCAAGCTGACTTATTAGCGGATAAAATGCTGTGCGTAATGACATAGTGTACATAAAATGACTTTTGCACTTAAGTTATCATGTTCTGAATAAATCAACTGaagtttaaagggatagtttatccaaattacaaaattacatagtggttttcttaccctgtaagtagtctatggacaaggtatgacatcaatccacactttggtttagtttccctggcactgtttccataTGCTAACCTTTTACGATTtttggcacaaatcccattcaagtcatgggacatATATTATACTTTTTCTGGcatcatttccaaatcatgtgaaAGTGTCTCAAATTGATTGTGAACCTCAAGAATGTCAcgtaacctgttggggctacaggttagcaatgaaccccgagtcgggattgctaacaaggctggaaattcaaaacatcaaaaatctaataatttcaatttctcaaacaatcaactattttacacaatttaaaagataaacatctccttaatctaaccacattgttcgattttcaaagaggctttacggcaaaagcataaagttagattatgttaggacagtacatagccacaaaagtacaaacatccattttcaattcaaggtcaggcgtcaccaaaagcagaaaccagctagaattatgtactaacctttgtcaatctccatcagatgacactcctaggacattatgttatacaatacatgcattttttgttccatcaagttcatatttatatccaaaaacagcattttacagtagcgtgaaattcaaaaaatattcttctctgaaatgcttccggtgaacataacaaaattactattcgaaaacattggtaaattataatattgtcattcaaagaataatatattatcatctcgtaattgctaccgaatggccagatctcaaaataactttactgggaaatcacattttgcaataaacggggtgctatgctaagaacaataagctatgctatacagttagcatcatctaaaatcgataataacattgtaaatatccccttacctttgattatctccatcagaaggcaggcatcccaggtccggaaggcatcccaggtccggaacaaatgtggtttcttttgacaaagttcatcatttatgtccaaataacaccaagtacttagcgttcattatgctcccacaaaacgtggtggggggagtgtaaaatcacgcccgaaaagctaaaaaaacctagtaaataatctatttacgttcgttcaaacatgtcaaatgttgtttagcattaatcttttggtccatttttaacgttaaacatcagtaatattttcacacaacctatcctatgtctagataaacaatgatgacaaactcacgcttctcagatttatgcgcaggcgcaaaaaatgaagtgatgacatgtcaacttccttggattctaatttgctctctgtttatcatagacgcttcaaacaactttataaagatcgttgacatctagtggaagccgtaggtgttgcgaaatgaatcctttctcactatggtatctataaaacaatgacactaaatagtacagtcacaaaattcacatatttttttaatctatttttcacaggtttttgcctgcaatatgagttttgttatacttacagacaccattcaaactgttttagaaaattcagagtgttttctatccgaatgtgttagtaatatgcatatcctagcttctgagttggtgtaggaggcagttaaaaatgggcacatatttttttcaaaatgtctcaatactgcccccgagccccaacaggtttaaagATGTTTTCAACATTTTCTCTCATTGATCCAGACAGGTGAGTGTCATCGTGACATGCAGCACTTTAGGGTGGACCCATGGGTGAAATTAGATGACATTTTTTCCGGGACTATGTGTGCACACCCCAAAAAATGATGGGCCTAATCAAAGAAGTACATATAGAATCCCTATTAattcaataggatctctgtgggcctAGTCCTAAAGATTTatcatttaacttttaaaatgtacaATATTACCTTTTATTGTGGCATAACCACAACCAGTCataatgttttcatctgattctcAAACATTCACTTCAAAGGGCTCCTTTACTAGGCACCCGCGCACATTCATCCACTCGCAACATATTTCCCGCTTTCAAACAGGGgtaaatggaaagagacatcggttacacaaaacaccaaaaagtgtaaTGACATATGATATTTGGTGATTGTCATTAGGCTAGAATGTATGCATCCACTGCTGTCCCACGTCTCGGGTTTCCGGCACTACTCATCTCAGCTTtcttgacattttgttttaattattgtgataggctcatgttTTACCAATACGGTGTACCCCCGCTATTTATTTTGCTGGGACTCTGTACCACTTTACTTTCACCCCTGGAGGCACCTACCTGTCTCAACCAAtgagagaatatttctaatagaCAAGATGGCGATGTACACATACTTCATGgagcaaaacatttatttattttaataacgGACCATTTCCAAAATTCTAACGAACCACCTGCAACTTGACGCGGACATTTTAGAAGATAAATGTTTTGCCGAACGAAGATAGTATCACCAAGTTAAGGTTGGTCGGAAATTCGCTGCTACGCCAAACAGTACCTATCCTGTAACGGCTAATAGAGCATCGATATGTATTAGAACATTTGCAtgaagctcatcaccgtgcacatAACCACCATTAGTTATTTAGTTCTGAAATAAGttatgaagttcatcataacctATTCCATATGCTTATAAACTCCGCATGCTTTTACATGTTGTGGTGGTAGTAGGCTACAACATCATCGTTTACGACATGGTTTTTCTATCAATATTTACGCATAAAAGCTTTCCATCGCAATTGTTGCATAATCTATTTTACCTACCCCCAAATATCCGACCTTCTACTTTAAATGTGTATTGTCACAGCCTCCCTATTCATCTATTTCTCTTATCTAGCCCTGTGTTTCCGCCTACTGTTCTGGAGTGTGAATTCATTACACTTTGAGACGAAAAGGATGGGACAAAGGATGGGGGAAAAGGGGAAAAAAACTgccctaccaactaaccctagaccctttaaaacctcaccactatctgatcctacaccaggccagcagcctgggaggacgggacactatcgttcaacacaccttgtaactcttctgcagtaaaatcaaGTACACCCAAGTACTTTTCTGCAGCTGCCAGCACAACATCTCTTTTCTGTGATTTATGttccatttctgcagtacagttgataacaatGGGTATGAACCCTAAGAAACACACTTACTGAAGCACATGTTATTCCTATCAATCTCTATTGACCTTatcctactcacagggatcctcttaggatggacccatcttcctctactactctcttaaCTGCCTTAGCATATGACAGCTTCTGTACTACTCTGATCCTGGCAACTTCAACCTACCTTTCTCTCACCGGACACTTCTGatctccagcaccatgggtacccctagagttaacacacacaACTTTTCCCACCAATACTACATATTCCTTTGTCTCATTTCCTCCTGTAAACTTATCACATCTAGGAATCTTCCTCCTACACACTGTTGCAACATGACCATACACTTGGCACCTGAAATACGGCAGCGGGTTCGGCACAAACTGATATATCTGATATAAACATTAATTTGTCAAGTAAAGACTCAACATAAAAACTAAAAAGAACAAACCCTGACTCTTCTATTTCACCACACTCTCCACCAGGTCTCTGTCGCACCAAATGGCGGGCATCACAAACACtgggaatcttccccttcagcTGATCCATGTTCACCACAGTAATCACTCCCTTCAATGGCGCCCTGTTCTTGAGAGCAACACAAACAACATGTCTTGTTGAATCTTAATGTCCAGCCGTAGCTGTCGCTTTAAGCTACCCTGGGTCGTTGTACATTCACAGCGGGGGAGCCGgagccagctgaggcaggggagccggCCGAGGCATCCCCGGTTGCTTCAGCAGCGGCACCCGGACCCAAcgtcaccaaaaaaaaaaaaaaaatatatatatatatataaactccatcATGCTTCCAATTGTGGAgtcagcattctgtaaggacAGACTCTGGGAGagaagaagcaagtacagggagtcaATATTTAATGAATAAACAGACAGGAAACAAACCACGAACAGCATCTGGACAAGGGACCCATAACAACATTAATGCTGACTGAGGTAATTAATAacttgatggagtccaggtgagtccgatgaagcgctgatgcgcgtaacgatagtgacaggtgtgcgtaatgatgagcaGTCTAGCGGCCtcgagccagagagggggagagggagtggaCATGACAGCACTGGAGGCTATCTGcatgctgttggctagagcgcacgtacCAAGACCAGACTAGGCTATTTAACGCAaatgtttatgtgacaaaactattGGTAGAGTTCAAAAtacgatggaaacacattgaactttagattttatTCGGTAAATGGAAATTTAAGCAAACATCATCAGGACTGATTTTTATCTGCAACGTGTCCGTTTGGTGGAAACAATTGGTGGGGAAATGCACTTTTTTTTATGAGGATTCtataatatttgcatgaaaatctgttgcaaATTGGATGGAAATTTAGCTACAGTGTAATTTTACCAATAAATATGCTGTTTCCATAAGGCCTGTAGTGACTTATTTTATGCGTTCCATAAgcatgaaatggttggatggaaacagagacaagaggcgaagcgagaggtttcactctcgaCAAAATCTTTacaaaataagcccaatgcgtCCCATTGTTAGGTTGAAGATATGGGCATCTCGTCATTGTATACAGAATTTATGCTAAATTTATGGTAAATTGGTTATTATAAACTGGGCGGttagagccctgaatgctgattggctgacatctGTGGTATATcaaaccgtataccacgggtatgacaaaacatttatttttactgctctaattaagttggtaaccagtttataatagcaatttttttttattgtatttatttcaccgttatttaaccaggtaggctggttgagaataagttctcattaacaactgcgacctggccaagataaagcaaagcagtgcgacacaaacaacaatacagagttgcacatggaataaacaagcgtacagtcaataacacaatagaaaaaagaaagtctatatacagtgtgtgcaaatggcgtgaggaggtaaggcaataaataggccatagtagcaaataattacaatttcgaaaattaacactggagtgatagatgtgcagatgatgatgtgcaagtagaaatactggtgtgcaaaagagcagaaaagtaaataaaaacaatatggggatgaggtaggtagattggatgggctatttacagatgagctatgtacagctgcagcgatcggttagctgatcggacagctgatgtttaaagttagtgaggaaaaTACAAGTCTCctgcttcagcgatttttgcaattcgttccagtcatgggcagcagagaactggaaggaaaggcggccaaaggaggtgctggctttggggatgaccagtgagatatacctgctggagcgcgtgctacaggtgggtgttgttgtcgtgaccagtgagctgagataaggtggagctttacctagcaaagacttatagatgacatggagacagtgggtctggcgacgaatatgtagcgagggccagccgattagagcctacaggtcgcagtggtggatggtatatggggctttggtgacaaaacagatggcactgtgatagactgcatccaatttgcttagtagagtgttggaggctattttgtaaatgacatggccgaagtcaaggatcggtaggatagtcagttttacaagggtatgtttggcagcatgagtgaagaaggCTTTGATAATGCTTAGATCATGTCAACACACATCACGAACAGCACCATCCCGGAACAATTCAGAACCTCCACATCACGAAGAGTACCCATCCCAGAAAATTCAGAACCTCCACATCACGCTAAAATTTGAAGAAACCAATTAAAGGGGAAATAATGATTCTTCTCCCTCGCTGTAGTTgataatacagtgagggaaaaaagtatttgatcccctgctgattttgtacgtttgcccactgacaaactatcagtctataattttaatggtaggtttatttgaacagtgaaagacagaataacaacaaaaaaatcctgaaaaacgcatgtcaaaaatgttatgaattgatttgcattttaatgagggaaataagtatttgacccctctgcaaaacatgacttagtgcttggtggcaaaacccttgttggcaatcacagaggtcagatgtttcttgtagttggccaccaggtttgcacacatctcaggagggattttgccccaatcctctttgcagatctccaagtcattaaggtttcgaggctgacgtttggcaactcgaaccttcagctccctccacagattttctatgggattaaggtctggagactggctaggccactccaggaccttaatgtgcttcttcttgagccactcctttgttgccttggccgtgtgttttgggtcattgtcctgctggaataaccatccacgacccattttcaatgccctggctgagggaaggaggttctcacccaagatttgacggtacatggccccgtccatcgtccctttgatgctgtgaagttgtcctgtccccttagcagaaaaacacccccaaagcataatgtttccacctccgcgtttgacggtggggatggtgttcttggggtcataggcagcattcctcctcctccaaacacggcgagttgagttgatgccaaagagctccattttggtctcatctgaccacaacactttcacccagttgtcctctgaatcattcagatgttcattggcaaacttcagacgggcatgtatatgtattcttgagcagggggaccttgcgggcactgcaggatttcagtccttcacggcgtagtgtgttaccaattgttttcttggtgactatggtcccagctgccttgagatcattgacaatatcctcccgtgtagttcttggttgattcctcaccgttctcatgatcattgcaactccacgaggtgagatcttgcatggagccccaggccgagggagattgacagttcttttgtgtttcttccatttgcgaataatcgcaccaactgttgtcaccttctcaccaagctgcttggcgatggtcttgtag
This genomic stretch from Salmo salar chromosome ssa26, Ssal_v3.1, whole genome shotgun sequence harbors:
- the fam189a1 gene encoding protein FAM189A1; amino-acid sequence: MPVQAMPRGRSLSPASLSRSLSRLREFRTRTRIMLSLGVSQMVLGSLILAVSFAALALTTSPRVRHSCPFWAGFSVLLSGLIGVVSWKRPLSLVITFFMLLSAVCVMLNLAGSILSCQNAQLVNSLEDCQLIKFDSDGVCVCCELQHQSSSCNNLGETLKLNPLSDCDTIRQHLKELLFSVCALNVISTIVCALATAMCCMQMVSTDVLQIFMPHRARALSADCMTPHGTILHQTLDFDEFIPPIPPPPYYPPEYTCTPVMDGQRSLHLDFPHSPFSTIYGVPINSPGTLYPSELPPSYESVVGLGMGQTHASQVTTSIDQQATESSLCERNATAGLSTQASVNSASLTVSEEVAEIPDHSCSSEDLCSLEVQGSDSSPYGTLHTAPTDGSCISLELSARFSHRHRGPARLDDTGYSESSHTQDSIPRSPDWSIENVNILEHEEPKGGAKLHANLRERASRKQLILPVPPTPPSLPSASPSAAAATIEVASAAQSLPACPSTSPPSRPRGSRLCFSVWSPSSSSSCPASQPPSTSAPAERPRMLRSGRRYRKLARIVRSTSDPISCTSISGGDSCGCPSASNPPPEDSPQTSPEQESTEVAAHLHAAAKVSTRSGRKQKEGRKVDIRLKPRALHTVSNERPHSLADLKTYKDTKILVAKFLEHSSCSLPPEVQQVVNSIKYVIKSDERHMEEAIFSANVIDQVMTQSQRIIGSPRKRAHEDLHLQSCGALSSPFSSLRRSPTAPGPPNPPAPLDSSPSPSERTQSLLCRETIL